In the Pristiophorus japonicus isolate sPriJap1 chromosome 5, sPriJap1.hap1, whole genome shotgun sequence genome, one interval contains:
- the LOC139263722 gene encoding uncharacterized protein translates to RGRGGGQGGGGGGGQGGGGGLGGGGGQGGVGGSWGSGRGEGRGRRGSGRERRVSGRGRWGSGRGDGVQGGGGGGQGGGEVGVREGGWGSGRGRWGSGRGRGGGQGGGMGRGSGRGRGGGQGGG, encoded by the exons agggggagaggtgggggccagggagggggagggggggggggtcagggaggg ggagggggtttggggggaggtgggggtcaggGAGGGGTAGGGGGTTCGTGGGggtcagggaggggggaggggaggggaaggcggGGTTCAGGGAGGGAGAGGCGGGTttcagggagggggaggtgggggtcagggaggggggatggggttcagggagggggaggtgggggtcagggagggggagaggtgggggtcagggaggggggatggggttcagggagggggaggtgggggtcagggagggggagaggtgggggtcagggaggggggatggg acggggttcagggagggggagaggtgggggtcagggagggggg